Proteins from one Mucilaginibacter jinjuensis genomic window:
- a CDS encoding PspC domain-containing protein, which yields MLQRILTFFERYSFGVCTYLGERFNVSISKIRLFFIYSSFLAVGFPLIFYFFAGIVLDIRNYVKRVHTRVTDL from the coding sequence ATGTTACAACGGATATTAACCTTTTTCGAACGATATTCATTTGGTGTTTGCACTTACCTGGGCGAGCGCTTTAACGTGTCTATCTCTAAAATCAGGCTTTTCTTTATCTATTCGTCGTTTTTGGCAGTAGGTTTCCCGCTTATATTTTACTTCTTCGCCGGTATTGTGCTCGATATCCGCAACTATGTTAAGCGTGTACACACCCGCGTAACCGATCTGTAA
- a CDS encoding DUF2851 family protein — MLFTEDFLYHVWKFRLYNRDSLQTTTGETIEVINPGMQNTNAGPDFQQARIKIGDTLWAGNVEIHVAASDWDKHNHQQDKAYDNVILHVVYRDDAPVKTTEGNLMPTLELEHRIPAELYSRYHNLVYGDQKIIPCESAIHTVDDLTMRTWLTRVLVERLEKKSAFVAQTLKQNTGDWEETFYQHLAANFGFKINALPFEMLAKSLPQVILGKHKNSPLQIEALIFGQAGFLEEDFKDEYPNQLKTEYQFLRKKYGFEPIDKYLFKFLRLRPLNFPTIRLAQFAGLISKSNHLLSKVLEISDVKLLRDLFTDIPVNPYWETHYRFDVESAPSSKEMGLISVNNLLLNSLALFLFSYGKLHQQERYIDRSLLLLEQLPAEDNSIISSFVELGVKTKTAFETQALLELKNNYCNYKKCLQCSVGNKILKLI; from the coding sequence ATGCTTTTTACCGAAGATTTTTTATACCATGTATGGAAGTTCCGGTTGTACAACCGGGACTCTTTGCAAACTACCACCGGCGAAACAATCGAGGTAATTAACCCGGGCATGCAAAATACCAATGCCGGCCCCGATTTTCAACAGGCACGTATTAAGATTGGTGATACTCTTTGGGCAGGTAATGTAGAAATTCATGTAGCCGCTTCGGATTGGGATAAACACAATCATCAGCAGGATAAGGCTTACGATAATGTGATCCTCCACGTGGTTTACCGCGATGATGCCCCGGTTAAAACAACCGAAGGCAACCTGATGCCCACACTCGAACTGGAACACCGGATCCCTGCCGAACTATACAGCCGCTACCACAACCTCGTTTACGGCGATCAAAAAATAATCCCCTGCGAAAGCGCGATCCACACCGTTGATGATTTAACGATGCGCACCTGGCTGACCAGAGTATTGGTAGAACGTCTGGAAAAGAAGTCGGCCTTTGTAGCCCAGACCTTAAAACAAAACACCGGCGACTGGGAAGAAACCTTTTATCAGCACCTCGCTGCAAATTTTGGTTTTAAAATCAATGCCCTGCCTTTCGAGATGCTGGCTAAATCTTTACCACAGGTTATCCTCGGTAAACACAAAAATAGCCCGCTGCAAATTGAGGCTTTAATATTCGGACAAGCAGGTTTTCTGGAAGAAGATTTTAAGGACGAATATCCTAATCAGCTTAAAACAGAATACCAGTTTCTGCGGAAGAAATACGGCTTTGAGCCGATAGACAAGTACCTGTTTAAGTTTTTGCGGCTGCGCCCGTTGAATTTTCCAACCATCAGGCTGGCGCAGTTTGCGGGGCTCATCAGTAAATCAAATCACCTGTTATCTAAGGTGCTCGAGATCAGTGACGTAAAACTGCTGCGCGATTTGTTTACCGATATCCCTGTTAACCCTTACTGGGAAACGCATTACCGTTTTGATGTGGAGAGCGCACCATCATCTAAAGAAATGGGATTGATTTCTGTTAATAATCTATTGCTCAATAGTTTGGCGTTATTTTTGTTCAGTTATGGTAAGCTGCACCAACAAGAGCGGTATATTGACCGTAGTTTGCTGTTATTGGAGCAATTACCTGCCGAAGACAACTCAATTATTAGTAGCTTTGTAGAATTGGGCGTTAAAACAAAAACTGCTTTTGAAACCCAGGCTTTGCTGGAGCTAAAAAATAATTATTGTAATTATAAGAAATGCCTGCAATGCAGCGTTGGAAATAAGATATTAAAACTGATTTAA
- a CDS encoding basic secretory protein-like protein, with translation MKTLLLSLCLAFSINTFAQTPEVTKKGGYTLIFTNNDPDLDPAVKEKLISTFFKVYPELAKEYNKKTAKEVFMMVDTAYAGVAETDNAHVRISSKWMHKKPEDIDVVTHEVMHIVQDYGQSNGPGWLTEGIADYARNQFGVNNVAAKWSLADFKPGSNYDNAYRVTARFLLWIENHHKKGIVKVLDKQMREHTYVDSVWKDQTGKTLDELWAEYAANPAL, from the coding sequence ATGAAAACATTGCTCTTATCCCTGTGCCTTGCATTTAGCATTAACACATTCGCTCAAACCCCTGAAGTTACCAAAAAAGGTGGCTACACATTAATATTTACCAATAACGACCCTGATTTAGACCCTGCGGTTAAAGAAAAACTAATCAGTACCTTCTTTAAAGTATACCCCGAACTGGCTAAAGAATACAATAAAAAAACGGCCAAAGAAGTATTTATGATGGTTGATACCGCTTACGCCGGTGTTGCCGAAACTGATAACGCCCACGTACGCATCAGCAGTAAATGGATGCACAAAAAGCCCGAAGATATTGATGTGGTTACCCACGAAGTAATGCACATTGTGCAGGATTATGGCCAAAGCAACGGCCCGGGTTGGTTAACCGAAGGTATTGCCGATTATGCCCGTAACCAGTTCGGCGTTAATAATGTAGCTGCCAAATGGAGCCTGGCCGATTTTAAACCGGGGTCTAACTACGATAATGCTTACCGTGTTACTGCCCGCTTTTTACTGTGGATTGAAAATCATCACAAAAAAGGCATTGTAAAAGTATTGGATAAGCAAATGCGCGAGCATACTTATGTGGATAGCGTTTGGAAGGACCAGACCGGCAAAACTTTAGATGAACTTTGGGCCGAATATGCTGCCAATCCGGCTTTGTAA
- a CDS encoding M20 family metallo-hydrolase — MIYTDTLFQEAVQLLRHLISTPSFSKEENLTANIVNAYLEQHGVETHRKMNNIWAWNKHFDPAKPTILLNSHHDTVKPNSGYTRDPFDAKIEDGILYGLGSNDAGGCLVSLIATFLHFYEKENLKYNFCLAATAEEEISGVNGLELIIPDLGQLDFGIVGEPTLMQLAIAERGLMVLDCTAHGKAGHAAREEGDNAIYKAIKDIEWFRSYKFPKESEVFGPIKMSVTIINAGSQHNVVPAECTFTVDVRVTDAYRNEEVLEIIRQHVTSDVKPRSIRLKPSSIDKNHPIVQAGIALGRTTYGSPTTSDQSLLDIPSVKVGPGDSARSHSSDEFIYVDEIREGIELYVKMLESIN, encoded by the coding sequence ATGATCTACACTGATACATTATTTCAGGAGGCCGTACAGTTGCTGCGGCACTTAATATCAACCCCGTCTTTTAGTAAAGAAGAGAACCTTACAGCCAATATAGTTAACGCTTACCTGGAGCAGCATGGGGTGGAAACGCACCGTAAAATGAACAACATCTGGGCATGGAACAAGCATTTCGACCCGGCTAAGCCTACCATTTTACTTAACTCGCATCACGATACCGTTAAACCCAACAGCGGCTACACCCGCGACCCGTTTGATGCTAAAATTGAAGATGGCATCCTATACGGATTAGGCAGTAATGATGCAGGCGGTTGCCTGGTATCATTAATCGCCACCTTCTTACATTTTTACGAAAAAGAGAACCTTAAATATAACTTCTGCCTAGCTGCTACTGCCGAAGAGGAAATTTCAGGCGTAAACGGTCTCGAACTTATTATCCCGGATCTGGGTCAGCTTGATTTCGGCATTGTTGGCGAACCCACCCTAATGCAACTGGCCATTGCCGAGCGCGGTTTAATGGTACTGGATTGCACCGCCCACGGTAAAGCAGGACACGCCGCCCGTGAAGAGGGTGATAATGCCATTTACAAAGCCATTAAAGATATTGAGTGGTTCCGCAGCTACAAATTCCCTAAAGAGTCGGAAGTATTCGGGCCGATTAAAATGTCGGTTACGATTATCAATGCGGGCTCGCAGCACAATGTGGTACCTGCCGAGTGTACTTTTACTGTTGACGTGCGCGTTACTGATGCTTACCGCAACGAAGAAGTACTGGAGATTATCCGCCAGCATGTAACCAGTGATGTTAAACCAAGATCGATCCGCTTAAAGCCATCATCAATAGATAAAAACCACCCGATTGTACAGGCTGGTATTGCTCTGGGCCGTACCACCTACGGTTCGCCTACTACATCGGATCAATCATTACTGGATATCCCATCTGTAAAAGTTGGCCCCGGTGATTCGGCCCGCTCACATAGTTCTGATGAGTTTATTTATGTGGATGAGATACGTGAAGGCATTGAGCTTTATGTGAAGATGCTGGAGAGCATTAATTGA